One genomic region from Candidatus Bipolaricaulota bacterium encodes:
- a CDS encoding ABC transporter ATP-binding protein has protein sequence MVVATGQKVETLEARGIVKRFPGVLANDHVDFDVHAGEIHALLGENGAGKSTLMKILYGLYRPDAGEIRVNGVPVRFHSPLDAIRRGIGMVHQHFMLVPTFTVAENVALGLPSSRKFVLDLDRVSARLEELGKLYGLHVDPGAEVRQLSVGEQQRVEILKVLYRGASLLILDEPTAVLTPQEVGELFQILKQMVNNGHGIIFISHKLHEVIGLSDRVTVLRDGRVVDTVPTAETTKEELARLMVGREVLFQVERPPAKQRDVRLAVEGLWADGDAGMPVLRGVDLEVRSGEILGLAGVSGNGQRELAEVIAGLRRPSRGKVVIDGRDVTGASPARLLEYGLSYIPEERMTDGTVGEFSVEENLILKDHHRPPYANGIFLNFPRIAAESDRLIKDFDIKTPSRKTPVKSLSGGNIQKLILARELSRDPRVLVAAQPTRGLDVSATEYVHRRLIEQREKGCAILLISEDLDEILNLSDRIAVIYEGRIMGTLPREGVEAERIGLMMAGVEPEAVAARAKGGDSADKTQ, from the coding sequence GTGGTTGTAGCTACCGGACAGAAGGTCGAGACGCTGGAGGCGCGCGGGATCGTCAAGCGATTTCCTGGGGTACTCGCCAACGACCACGTCGATTTCGACGTCCACGCCGGGGAGATCCACGCCCTGCTCGGGGAGAACGGGGCGGGTAAGAGCACGTTGATGAAGATCCTGTACGGCCTTTACCGTCCCGATGCCGGGGAGATCAGAGTGAACGGGGTTCCGGTCCGATTCCACTCCCCGCTCGATGCGATCCGCCGCGGGATCGGGATGGTGCACCAGCACTTCATGCTCGTTCCTACGTTCACCGTAGCGGAGAACGTCGCCCTTGGCCTCCCCTCATCTCGAAAGTTCGTGCTCGACCTGGACCGGGTATCCGCCCGACTCGAGGAATTGGGGAAGCTGTACGGGCTGCACGTCGATCCCGGTGCCGAGGTGCGTCAGCTCTCCGTGGGGGAGCAACAGCGGGTGGAGATCCTGAAGGTTCTGTACCGTGGGGCATCCCTCCTCATCCTCGACGAACCGACCGCCGTCCTCACCCCGCAGGAGGTGGGGGAGCTGTTCCAGATCCTAAAACAGATGGTAAATAACGGACACGGGATCATCTTCATCAGCCACAAGCTGCATGAGGTTATCGGACTCTCCGACCGGGTGACGGTCCTGCGGGACGGTCGGGTGGTAGATACCGTCCCCACCGCCGAGACGACCAAGGAGGAGCTGGCCCGATTGATGGTCGGCAGGGAGGTCCTGTTCCAAGTCGAGCGTCCTCCTGCCAAGCAAAGAGACGTCCGCTTGGCCGTAGAAGGACTGTGGGCGGACGGGGATGCCGGGATGCCCGTTCTGCGTGGGGTCGATCTGGAGGTGCGGTCGGGCGAGATCTTGGGACTGGCGGGGGTGTCGGGAAACGGGCAGCGGGAGCTGGCCGAGGTGATCGCCGGGCTGCGCCGACCGAGCCGCGGCAAGGTCGTGATCGACGGACGTGATGTGACCGGAGCGTCTCCGGCGCGCCTCCTCGAGTACGGCCTCTCCTACATCCCTGAGGAGCGGATGACGGACGGAACGGTGGGGGAGTTCAGCGTGGAGGAGAACCTGATCCTGAAGGATCACCACCGCCCGCCGTACGCGAACGGAATCTTCCTGAACTTTCCTCGCATCGCCGCCGAGAGCGATCGATTGATCAAGGACTTCGACATAAAGACCCCATCCCGAAAAACGCCGGTGAAGAGCCTATCGGGAGGGAACATCCAGAAGCTGATCCTCGCCCGCGAACTGTCGCGCGATCCCCGCGTTCTCGTCGCTGCCCAGCCCACGCGCGGGCTCGATGTCAGCGCCACCGAGTACGTCCACCGCCGCTTGATCGAGCAGCGAGAGAAAGGGTGTGCAATACTATTGATCTCCGAGGACCTCGATGAGATTTTGAACCTCTCCGAC